In Methanofollis sp., the DNA window CTTCCTGCTCCTGAATGTCGGCGTTGTCCAGGTGATCTTCAACACGGCATCTGTCCCTCCGCCCTATCTCCTCCTCCTCATCCCCTTCCCCCTGATCCTCTTTGCCTCCCACGAGGTCTACAAGTACCGGATCAGGAAGAGGATGAACCTGCAGAGGTCGGACACCACGGAGCGGAAAACCGAGTTATGCGGGAAAAAAAAGTGATGGGCAGCAGGGCGGCAGCAGGGCAGCATCAGGGCAACGACCCGCGGGCAGAATAAGGGAGATGAAAGTTTCAGGAGATCCCTCACCGGGACGTGCAGGCGTTCTGCATCTCCCGGGTCACGATCAGCACGGGCACGTTCGACCTCCTGACCACTTCCTCGGAGACCGAACCCATCACGACTCCGGCGAGGTTGCTCCTGCCATGGCTTCCCATGACGATGAGGGAGACGCCCTCGCGCTTTGCCATCGCCAGGATCTCGATCGAAGGCACGCCTTTGGCGACCTCCACCCGGGTCTTCATCCCGGCCTCGCGGATGACGCCCGCGATCCCATCGAGTTTCTCCCTGACATTCTCCCGCATCCTCCTCTCGATCTTCGCGTCGTACTCGACCATCCGGCCCCTTCAAGCCATCCGATCTCGGTCTTGGCGAGTTCGAACTCACGTTCGTCCAGGACGTGGACGACCACCACCTCCCCGGTCCCGGCACGGGCGAGTTGCCTCACGCAGTCAAGGGCCTTATACGAGCATTCGGAGAAATCCGTGGGGAAAAGTACTTTCCTGAACATGATAATCACACAATTCTCTGATCACCTGATATCGCCCCGGGGGAGATAAAAAAACCGGTCGGGCCGTGAAAGGGCCATCAAAAAAAGAGAAAGAGGCGGGAAACGGCAAACCCCAGAAAAGGGGTTCAGGTCTCATCGGCTACCCTGTGAAGGGCATCCCTGACAACCGCCCGCACCCGCCCCTCAAGCCCCTCCACCCTCCTGACATCCCGCACGCGATCGACGCCGTCCACCAGCACCTCACCCGCATATGCAATCTTGAGGTTCTCCATGCACACCCTGACGACCGCGGTGAGGCAGGCGAAGTTCGCCCCCCCCTTCCGGCCGCAGACGGCGAGGAGCACACCCCCCGGCATCGGG includes these proteins:
- a CDS encoding universal stress protein, with protein sequence MVEYDAKIERRMRENVREKLDGIAGVIREAGMKTRVEVAKGVPSIEILAMAKREGVSLIVMGSHGRSNLAGVVMGSVSEEVVRRSNVPVLIVTREMQNACTSR
- a CDS encoding universal stress protein translates to MFRKVLFPTDFSECSYKALDCVRQLARAGTGEVVVVHVLDEREFELAKTEIGWLEGAGWSSTTRRSRGGCGRMSGRNSMGSRASSARPG
- a CDS encoding cation-translocating P-type ATPase C-terminal domain-containing protein translates to TCQLANVWTLRSWEFSAFERGLFKNRLLIMAVVLELIWIFLLLNVGVVQVIFNTASVPPPYLLLLIPFPLILFASHEVYKYRIRKRMNLQRSDTTERKTELCGKKK